In the genome of Ferrovibrio terrae, the window AAAAAGGCGAAGATGCCAAGGAAGGCGACGATGGTGATCGGATTGGTCGCCGTGAGAATGAAGGTGGACACGAAGCAGGCAATGGGCCGCTCGTTATAGGTGCGATCGGCCGAGACGGTCGGCTCCGGATGCAGCGCCGCGCGCAGCATGCGCCAGGCCATGAACAGCAGAAACAGGCCGCCGCAAAGGCGGAACGTCGCTTCATGCGCCTGCAGCCAGTTCGAGATCAGGCTGAGGCCGAAGGCGGCGACGCAGCCATAGGCGGCATCGGCGATGGCGGCGCCAAGGCCCGACATCAGGCCGGCGATGCGGCCCTGGTGCAACGTGCGCTGCACACACAGCACGCCGACCGGACCAACCGGCGCAGCGATGATGAAGCCCGCCACAATGCCCTTGCCCAGCATCAGCAGGTTGTCCCACACCGCATCGAACTCCGAGAGATGAAAAGGCCGGGTGTCGCCCCACAAGGCATGCCCGGCGAATTGTGCAGTGCTGGCCTGTAGCATGCCGGTGCCCGCCGCGCAAACGCCGGGGGGATATTCTGGCCCCATGATATTTACTAAAACTGGAGCTTATTTTGGAGCCTGATGCCGGCTATCCCTTTGGCCGACAAGGAGTTCCCCCAAGGAGTCTACTGTGAACCAGATTGCCCCCAGCCCACGCAGCCGCGTCGTCCGTGTCGGCGACCGCGGCCATTACGATGCCGCCACGCTGCACGCCATTCTCGATGCCGGGTATGTCTGCCATGTCGCTTTCGTGCATGACGGCCAGCCGATGGTGATCCCGACCGCCTACTGGCGCGAGGCCGACCATCTCTACATCCACGGCTCGACCAAGAGCCGCATGGCCATGGCGCTGGCCACCGGCATCCCGGCCAGCGTCGCCGTCACGCTGCTCGACGGCCTGGTGCTGGCGCGTTCGGCCTTCCATCATTCGATGAACTACCGTTCGGTGGTGGCGATGGGCGTGTTCGAGAAAATTCCCGACGAGCACAAGATGGCGGCGCTGGAAGCCTTCACCGAGCGTGTGGCGCCCGGCCGCTGGGCCGACATCCGCGCGCCCAACAGGCAGGAGATGAAGGGCACCATGGTACTGCGCATGCCGCTGGACGAAGCCTCGGCCAAAATCCGCAGCGGCCCGCCGAAAGACGACGCGGAGGACATGGCGATTCCGGCCTGGGCCGGCGTGCTGCCCTTCACCCAGGGCTTTGCCATGCCGGTACCCGATCCACAGCTGGGCGCCGGCGTGGCATTACCGGATTACCTGAGGACTTTGACCAGCCGCTGAACCGCCACATCCAGCTCGTTTTCAGGAAACGCGGCAAAGCCCAGCACCAGACCGCTGACCGGGCGGGCGATGGCATAGCGCGACAGCGGCATCGCGCTCAGCCCGGCCGCCCGTATGGCTTCGACAGCGGCGCGGTCGTCTCTGCCGTCACGGAAGCGCACGGCCAGATGCAGGCCGGCCTCGGTGGCGCCGATCTCGAACAGGTCAGCCGCCTCGCGCTGCAGGGCCGCCAGCAGGGTGGCGCGACGCTTGCGGTACAGCACACGCATGCGCCGCACATGCTGCGCCAGGTGGCCCTCGGCGATGAAGCGCGCCAGCACCGCCTGGGAGGCCGGCGGGGCAAACCCGTCGGCGGTCGCCTTCAGCCGCAGGAAGCCCTCCACCAGCGCCGGCGGCAGCACCACATAACCAAGCCGCAAACCGGGGAACAGCACCTTGCTGAAGGTGCCGACATAAAGCACGCGCTCGCCGCCATCGAGCCCCTGCAGGGCCTGCAGCGGCGGGCCGCCATAGCGGAACTCGCAATCGTAGTCGTCCTCAACGATCCACAGGTTACGGGCGCGCGCCTCGGCGAGCAGGGCGAGCCGGCGCGCCAGCGGCAAGGTCATGCCGAGCGGGAACTGGTGCGAGGGGGTCAGCATCACCAGCTTGGGCGCCGGCTGCAATTTGGCCAGCGCGGCCGGGTCGAAGCCCTGGGCATCGACCGGCACCGGATGCAGCTTCGCCCCCACTCCGGCCAGCGCCTCCCGGAGGCCGACATAGCCGGGGTCCTCCACCGCCACGGCGTCGCCCGGATCGAGCAGCAGCCGGCCGATCAGGTCGAGCGCCTGCTGGGCCCCGGAGACGACCACGATGGTCTCCGGCGTGCAGACGACACCCCGGGAATTTGTCAGATAACCTGACAACTCCTGGCGCAATTCGGGCAGGCCCTGGGCCGGGCCGTTGGCCAGCAGCCGGGCGGCCCCGGCCCCGCGCAGGGTCTGGGCGGTCAGCCGCCGCCACAGGTCGAGGGGGAATTCGTCCAGCGCCAGCGGCCCGGTCGCGAAGGGTCGGGCCGGAAACTGGCCGGGAAAAGTCTCGCCTTCCGCGTGTAGCTGGGTGAAGCGATCCGAGCGGCGTGACAGGACCGGTTCGGAGGATTTGGCTGCCCCGTCGATCATGCCTTCTGGCGGCAGGTCGGCCGCCACGAACA includes:
- a CDS encoding LysE family translocator, whose product is MLQASTAQFAGHALWGDTRPFHLSEFDAVWDNLLMLGKGIVAGFIIAAPVGPVGVLCVQRTLHQGRIAGLMSGLGAAIADAAYGCVAAFGLSLISNWLQAHEATFRLCGGLFLLFMAWRMLRAALHPEPTVSADRTYNERPIACFVSTFILTATNPITIVAFLGIFAFFGIGAFGLSNAMALWLVLGVFAGSSVWWLSLAGLAGAFRQRLGNGGLKWINGSSGLLMLGFGLYGIGSFLLR
- a CDS encoding pyridoxamine 5'-phosphate oxidase family protein, whose amino-acid sequence is MNQIAPSPRSRVVRVGDRGHYDAATLHAILDAGYVCHVAFVHDGQPMVIPTAYWREADHLYIHGSTKSRMAMALATGIPASVAVTLLDGLVLARSAFHHSMNYRSVVAMGVFEKIPDEHKMAALEAFTERVAPGRWADIRAPNRQEMKGTMVLRMPLDEASAKIRSGPPKDDAEDMAIPAWAGVLPFTQGFAMPVPDPQLGAGVALPDYLRTLTSR
- a CDS encoding PLP-dependent aminotransferase family protein, whose translation is MARRAAGRFIGWFRPARGPGDPSLQEQLYAAIRKAVLAGEWSPSERLPSSRTLAAELGLGRNTVMAAIERLVAEGYLDSRRGAGLFVAADLPPEGMIDGAAKSSEPVLSRRSDRFTQLHAEGETFPGQFPARPFATGPLALDEFPLDLWRRLTAQTLRGAGAARLLANGPAQGLPELRQELSGYLTNSRGVVCTPETIVVVSGAQQALDLIGRLLLDPGDAVAVEDPGYVGLREALAGVGAKLHPVPVDAQGFDPAALAKLQPAPKLVMLTPSHQFPLGMTLPLARRLALLAEARARNLWIVEDDYDCEFRYGGPPLQALQGLDGGERVLYVGTFSKVLFPGLRLGYVVLPPALVEGFLRLKATADGFAPPASQAVLARFIAEGHLAQHVRRMRVLYRKRRATLLAALQREAADLFEIGATEAGLHLAVRFRDGRDDRAAVEAIRAAGLSAMPLSRYAIARPVSGLVLGFAAFPENELDVAVQRLVKVLR